TGAAATAACAGACTTATGGGTATATATTGTACACtaacaaaacattaaataaagtgTGTTATTAGACAGAATTTATTAAAATTGTTATAATTTTCCTCCTGAATAATTATATATGGTACTGAGTACCTGGTGCTACCGAACATGCACTGCATGCAGTATGCAATGGTTTCACTGTATCCCTATACCCCCCACAGCCTTGTAGAGCAGACTAGACTGGTCACTGTCTTCATgcttgtctttctgtctctgacattCTGCCTACTTGTGTGTCCTTACTGCTCTATAGGGTCTATAAGAGACAGAAGAGGCCAGAGGAGGCCTTAAGCCAGTGTGAGAGGTCTCTGCATCTGCTGAAAGACTGTGATAAGCCAGAGAAGACCTGCTCTGTCTATAGGGACATGGCTGCCATAGAGCAGGACAGAGGTCATTTGGACCGAGCCATAGAGCACCTCTCCAAGGCAAGCGGCATATTACTTACACATCATACACAGCTCTAAGCATAACATATATAAACAGAAGAGGGCTTCCTGAGACGGTGCCAAGCCGTGTCATTAGGTAATGTTCCCACACCTCTTATTTGCTGATATGTGATATGTCTTATTTCACGTGGGTGTTTCTCTTAGGCGCATGCCATTGCTATGAGCCACGGCCCGGAGGAGCTGGAGGGGGCGCAGATCTCCCACAGCCTGGCCCtcatcctctctgctgcagcagagcccCATCACAATGGTAAGCCTATTCACAGACACAGGCCCGAGCATAAGAGGTTAATTAGAACTTGAATCTCCCATTGTCTTTCTATATGTCAAATTCTTTAAGATGGTGTTATGGAAACCAGACTCATAATAGCCTTATTGAAGTCATTTCCAAGTGCAGCCATGTCAGTATGACTCATTGATGTTAACATACTCAAGGCAAATATTCCATCTATGGTAAACTAAGAAAGTCAGAAGGATTTTTCTAGAAAAATGAAACTACTACTGATAAGCTCATATTGTAGTGATTCAGTAGcagtataataataatcagttatTGCCATAATTTAAGCAGTCAACATgcattattgtgtgtttgtttttctggtgtAGACTCTGCAGGTCACTACTTCGAGCAGAGTTTAAGTGCATACAAGAACTCTGTCGGTCCACAAGATCCAGCCTTTCTTGCTGCCCAGGATGATTTCTGTcgtttcctcctcctcaatgGCCAGCAagaggttacacacacacacacacacatatctgtacagtcagacagacaatgCCTCCACTAAGATTTCCTTCAGGCACATCTCATATTTGTGTTGATGCAATTTTGAGATCCACAGCAGGCTTTCATTATCCACACATTTTTGTTCAGAGAGCAGCACCATGGAAACGCTCCCTCAGAGTTTGCAGTTGTCAAGGGGTTGGTTCTACCTGTTCCACCTGGGTTTTATACTTTCTATTGATGGCAAGAGGTGACTCACCTATTTTTAATGTACCATTGCAGAGATGTGTGGAGATCCAGAGAGCCTCTCTCAGTTCGAAGCAATCTACTTTTGGTGACCTGAGTGATGAGGTAGCAGACACCCTGCAGCTGATAGGAAGTGTGGAGATGACTGAGGGCAGGATGAAGCAGGCCTACAAGACTATGACAAAGGTATCGCATGTTACAGAACCAAAACAGCagatgtaatgtgtgtgttgtaatgtcAGGATTTCTAATATACCTGTGAATGTATATTAGGAATCCCGCACGGAGTAGTAGTTACTGTCATCAAACATGACATTGTCTCAGCCAAACTAATTGGGAGGGTTTAATAAAAGGCCAGGAGTCAGCGGGTGTGTCCGCCTACACCAGTGAGAGGGTTGGAGGCTCgttcaaaatacacacaaagagtCCCTGTCATATTGAGACGAGCTATTTCCACCATCTCCCTTAAGCTCAGTGCTATCAGAGTTGCATGCTAATCTTAGAAGGGTGCAGTGTGCAGAGCCACCCTCCCTGGTGTAAAATATCACACAGAATGACTTTGTGTTTCCTCAGTCTGGATGGCGCTTGACAGATGGGCAACACAGCTTTGGAAAGCAAATGGCAGTTTGCTAAGTGCTGTCAATTAAAGGGACCCTGACCCCAATTAGTGTGGCATGCCATTATGTCCTTTGAAACAAAAGTGACATTCTTGTGTCTTTCAGCACACATGCATTGAATAAACAGCAACCTTTTTAGATGATTCAGTTGTACTCTCCTCTATAACTATTAATGATTACTTCATTTCTTATGTAaggagtgtttttgtttttcacatacagtatgactGCACATGTTTGCCCTATGAGCTCACTTCTGCCGGCCATCAAACATACTAAAATACTCCAGTAAAGGGGGATTTCTTCATACTAGTAACAACATGTCTGTAAGTAAAGGAGGCTGGTTGCtatgttgctttgttttggcATCTAAGTGCAGAGGGGTCCAAGTATGACAGGGTACATCAGGGCTCACTCTCTCTGCACCTCGTCCGACTAGTAACCTTTCTGAAGTATCCTGACAGAGAGCAGATATGTCaggacatttttttcctgtcatcaTGACACCATCTGGACTCTGATTGagtaacttttgtttttccaacagAAAGCTGGCTCATACAGTAGATACAGtacataaccctaaccctcaaAACAAACATAGAGAACaatggttcacacacacacacacacacacacacacacacacagacacactcttcACATTTCCCCCTTCCTCTGTAGTGCTGCTGAAAAAAGGGGCCTTCCATTACATCAACCTTagcaacagtgaaaacatcCATGAGACCAGATGGATCTGCTCCAGATTAGAGTGTTTCACTTTTTCTGGTGAAGAGAGGAACTTTTCCCTCCCCTTTTCCCTGATTTAACAAAGTTCTCTTTACATCTAGTTATTTATGATGATTGCAGAAATGGCAGGCAGGCTTGTATCATATCTGTTGTGTCACTATGTGAACTGTGTAATCATATACATGTGTTTGTACTTAAAAGTTTCGACTTTTCTGGATTTTGTTACATTAGGCAATATTCTCTGATGTCATAGAGTTAAGCGGTGATTCCTCTGGTTTGATTGGACCGAACTAAATGTGGAGTGGTAAACAACTTAGGCTGTGTCTTAAATGTGTTTAGTTAACTACCTCAGATTCCCGGGTTGCTGGTTCAGAGCCCTTGTAATAAATCTAACAGGTCCCCCTTGTTGGCCTGACACTCCGAGTGGTCAGCACAGGTGTTATCTAAACCTTGGACTGCTACAGTGGTTATTTTGGGATGTTTAGTGCATTCACATGTTGCTAGGAAGTGTTTATTCCCCTCTTAGTATGGGTTGCACCTCTCATCTTCCACTGACCACTCATTCTACTGGcattaattttttattatttttttatttttagtgccTGGAGATCCAGAGTTTGATGTATGGTCCTCAGCACAAGAAGACAAAAGCTACAGAAAAAGCTGTGGACATGCTGGCCCGGTAAATCTACACAACTTATAACTGTATCCTATATTAAGACTTTCGATTTTCCTTTGTTCTGTGGTGTAATGAATTTGACACAAAGTTGATTTGAAAAAGTCAGCGATATGGAAGAATACAGCCCATGTCTCAGTGATGTAACAAGCACTGTATGTTTTGCAGAGCACCAGAGGTGGCTGAGAGACTACAGAGGCAAggtagaagaaaaacaaaactaaacacattttcagttgtACCATCAGGTGACAATGATGGAAACTCAATGTCTGATTcatgaaatgttcttttttattttgttgctacAATAACTTTAAGGGTTTGGACCAAAAACTACTGATtctgaagttttttttccataaaattTCTCTGTGTTAGATTACAAAGGCAGTCCTGCTGAAAGTTAGCTTCTAATTGCTCTAGCCATGATGATTGTATGTCATATACCCAATAAGTTAgctcttaaataaaaaaaaagcacactCAGAAAACATACCCACAATAGGTTTTAATTGTGTTAAGATATGAGTCAATTTCCAAGTAAGGACTGGAACCAGTTTAAaccaaagcaaaaatgtcagtagAAATCAAGATGTCAATAAAAGCAAAGAGGTTGGGCTATCCATGGTGACTAACACTTATTGAACACTGACTCATCAAACATTCTTTATACATCAATTGATTTTCTTTATGCTGATGTAGACAGTTTGCTATGAAATGGCACATGGTATCCAGATTACACTGAGTACACACATGTACAATAACAAGGATTCCTTATTAAGCCATAATATTAGTGCACTGATGTAATAGaacttttagttttatttttttaaatgttaacaaTGAATATATTTATGATCTGAACATTGTTTTTTCTGCACGTTGTTTTAACATGATAGTGCCAAAAAGCCAATCTGTGAAGGCATTGCTCTGCTTGCTCTAAATTAGTACAGCCACTAAgtcaaaatgtgtgaaatatgtAACCAGGCGGTAATCATACTGGGCCATTTCTGCCTCTGCAACTagtacacacaacaacacaacaaacccTAGTGAACACTCAATGCCACTAAGCAGATGATCCAAAAATAGTCGCGGACACGAACACACTGTTATGTCAGAGTAAAGGTGAATCCCTCAAGccaacactgtgaaaaaaactgataaaagtgGACAAGCAAATGGCATCCAGACACGACATACATCAAAAGCAGATGTGATTATATTCCCTTAGCAATACTACTGCTGTATCCTTAATGCATCTGCTACTACTTCTCATTCTTTCATCTTACTATTTGCTTTTCAAATCAACAACCCTCTTTTGGATGTCTTGATGGTATAATCTACCATTATGAATTCCTAACTCACTAATCAAATATTCAGAGCAAAATGTTCACCTTTGAGAAATTAGAAATGGTATTGACACATAACATAAAAGGATAAACtttttataaacatttttcacattaaataaattGATTATGTAACCCACATTTGGCTATATAATGGGCAGTTCTTTtttttggattattaaaaatgtgttatttgcCATTAGTTGTGAGTAAAGTTAAATAATCTGACAATACCTCACTGTGAGTTACTGAACAACCACTTAAGTGCCACATTTACTTGCACTACACCTTCAGCATTGAAAACGTGCAAAAATTTCATGAAACAAATCAACCatctttttcttcactttctctaTACTGTCAGCTACAAGCTCAACTATGTTCTGTTCACACCAGCCACTACTCCTTAAAATAAACCCTTGTGTTCTAGGATGTGGCATATACTAACATCATTCAATTTGGTAGCAGTGCccaagacaaaagaaaaatcaaaggccCAGTCTGCAAATGGTGCACAGCACCTCATAGCTCCAACCATCATATGTTGGTCTGTATTAAATGTTGACTAAGAAGACTCAACATCATGGTAGACACTGCCATGGGTTGGGTTGATGGCATGCTGTAAACTGCAGAACAGGCTGTACAGCACAGGTTAGTACAAAAATAGAGAAATCTAGAGAGTAAACAAAACTGCTTAAAGATAAACTGCAAGCTATAAAAAGGTCAACGTATATCAGCGCAGCACTCCATCAGTATTAACTACCATAAAAATTGCTACAATATGGATATGTTACAATCTTTATCTATCTTATATTAGTTAGCATTGAGTATTTTTAATAGTAGTACTACTGCAATGAATGccataaaaatatgtattaatctGGTAATTTTAACTAAATAAGAACATTTTCCTTGAATTGTGAGGTGCACACCCTAAGTAGATGAAATATATAAtgtttttctgcaaaaaaatacagcattatttcagtgtcagcaatcagcattaatatgggatctctctctctctctctctctctctctctctagctgtTTTCACATATGAACTCTGGACAATGTCCAGAGTATCAGGTCCAGACATTCTCCTTTGCTGAGACACATTCTCACCTActggaaatgttctgtttgattTAGGAGAGGGGTGGTGCTTGCAGGTAGAGCATGCAGGAGACCGGCACTGCAGGAGAGAACATCATCAACACACCCACTCACTCACTTAAATTTTTCTGGACAATTACCTGCTCTATCTCTATCAGCATGCTCGgacattacacagactttataGTAGGGATCTGGCAGGATAAAGTCCACCAAATGTCCATGTCGGGTAGCACATTTGTGAAAGCAGCTTCTATATGTGCACTCATCAAGTGATGCGCTGGCAAGTACTGAGTTTGGAAATATTTCTGGCTTATTTCTTTCTTAGTCATCTGTGGGACTTTCAAGGTAAATTGTTgcaatttttttctcttgagaAATCTTTACTGGGGTCTCCAAGCTTTGAGATTTCAGCTCTTGCTCTGAGGATGCCTCAGATTGGCCCCCCTGTACGTCCATCTGGAAGGTAAAGGACTTCTCTGATGGCCCCAGTTTGATATGTTTCTCAGTAATTTCAGACACAGATTCTCCTAAGTTTGTGAAGCCTTCCAACTCTTCACCATGGGCAACATCCTCTTCTTTGGTAACTCTGAAGCTGTACCCTCCTCCTGCCCCACTCTGGAAGGTTTTCTCAAGCCCTAGGTTAGAAGATCTAAGAGCTGCCATGATCTGCTCATCAGACAGATCATCTCCTGTCTCCAGCAGCCCTGATTCTTCCAGAGTTTGAGAGACATTTAGCTCAGCAACTATAGTCATGGTTCCATTGTCACTTGACTGCTGCACTTTTTTGACATCGACAGCCACATTCTGTGGACTTTCACTACTCATTTTTGTAAGGAAAGCCAACTCCTCCCTCAGAGGACCGGAAACTGAGCTTTGTAGCTTTTCCAGAGCTCCCTTAAGCTGCTCTTTGGGCTCCAAAGAGTCCTCTCTCAGGAACTCAAGCACTGACTCCTGCACCACAGGGGAAACACGAACCTCTTCTTCAATGATGCATTCTGGGAAACTCTCTTTGACAAATGAGTGATCATCTGGCATGAACTTGTATTCGTCACTCTCCTCTACAATCACTCTTTTTGATGGAAGTCTTTCATCTTGATAATACCTCTCATCTGACAGGTCATCTACAACACCATAGTGGCCGTACGAGGTGATGCCGCCACCCTCCTCGGTTTCAGAAAGGTTATCATCTGGTGTAGAGACAAAATACTCGTGAGACTCTTGGTCATGAGAGAAATATGAAGATTCACTCTGTCTAGAGATCTCCTCAACATGGACAGAATCACCCTTGGGATGATCTGTGTCTGTCATGGAGGATTTCATGGCATCATCATCACTCCTCTGAGCGTGAGGATCATGAGGGACATTCTCTAGCTCTTCAATTTGGAAATACATTGAGGAGGGCTCATAAAAAGTAGATCTGGACTTCTGTTCAACCTCTAGCTCCTCGTCACTGTGGGAATCCACTGGTTCTTCAATGATTTCCACATTTACAGATCTGTTCTGCAGGTTCTCTGCTCCGTGCAGGTCACTCTTGATCATGCTTCCTGTTGCTGTGTCCTTGATGTCCTCCAGTGACACCTTCTTCACACCTTGGTTCAAAAGTTCATCCAGGGCAGAGTCCTCAGAAATATCCACTTCTTCTTCCACCTT
Above is a window of Lates calcarifer isolate ASB-BC8 linkage group LG10, TLL_Latcal_v3, whole genome shotgun sequence DNA encoding:
- the ttc23 gene encoding tetratricopeptide repeat protein 23 isoform X2, which encodes MAKTRPSSSESPAESPESMGSSGRGADASPPCGSNVLSPSKTGYARRDFMMMPPEEKLKHFDSRAQAHEDNQEFDACIQDLVRCVALTRLVYGERHLKVAQAHARLAKAYFQFKGLGLQAQEHLAVARELLPVCSSCRSEKLTCLLSVHLTQGRAALLTADFEEAESSFLEAEHVLQELHQHDAITQEEKIKTELEISTSICRVYKRQKRPEEALSQCERSLHLLKDCDKPEKTCSVYRDMAAIEQDRGHLDRAIEHLSKAHAIAMSHGPEELEGAQISHSLALILSAAAEPHHNDSAGHYFEQSLSAYKNSVGPQDPAFLAAQDDFCRFLLLNGQQERCVEIQRASLSSKQSTFGDLSDEVADTLQLIGSVEMTEGRMKQAYKTMTKCLEIQSLMYGPQHKKTKATEKAVDMLARAPEVAERLQRQDHSAWPGPL
- the ttc23 gene encoding tetratricopeptide repeat protein 23 isoform X1, giving the protein MAKTRPSSSESPAESPESMGSSGRGADASPPCGSNVLSPSKTGYARRDFMMMPPEEKLKHFDSRAQAHEDNQEFDACIQDLVRCVALTRLVYGERHLKVAQAHARLAKAYFQFKGLGLQAQEHLAVARELLPVCSSCRSEKLTCLLSVHLTQGRAALLTADFEEAESSFLEAEHVLQELHQHDAITQEEKIKTELEISTSICRVYKRQKRPEEALSQCERSLHLLKDCDKPEKTCSVYRDMAAIEQDRGHLDRAIEHLSKAHAIAMSHGPEELEGAQISHSLALILSAAAEPHHNDSAGHYFEQSLSAYKNSVGPQDPAFLAAQDDFCRFLLLNGQQERCVEIQRASLSSKQSTFGDLSDEVADTLQLIGSVEMTEGRMKQAYKTMTKCLEIQSLMYGPQHKKTKATEKAVDMLARAPEVAERLQRQGRRKTKLNTFSVVPSGDNDGNSMSDS